The following coding sequences lie in one Vitis vinifera cultivar Pinot Noir 40024 chromosome 19, ASM3070453v1 genomic window:
- the LOC100243528 gene encoding transcription factor MYB41, with translation MGRTPCCDKNGMKKGPWTVEEDQKLLDYIQKHGHGRWRTLPKNAGLKRCGKSCRLRWTNYLRPDIKRGRFSFEEEEAIIQLHGILGNKWSAIAARLPGRTDNEIKNYWNTRIRKKLLRMGIDPVTHAPRMDLLELASLLGSSLYNSSLQLNVPAGSLGMGPMVNDDVLTLATALLSSHCENPELQLQNLLENQLRNPQVQNQFESFQGNNLQSSIQEVQACPTSSAASTPFLNETQLMQAIAEHLSQNPTDFAYQNSLPNLWQVHGGHPITAASFTNPTLSFDSIPSSITGHQTLKSNAVSNNTQNFSFDSVLSTPSSTSTPLDSSQMTYAKGSTEDERDSYCSNFLMFDIPSDLDVNAIM, from the exons ATGGGAAGAACACCATGCTGTGACAAAAATGGGATGAAGAAAGGGCCATGGACTGTAGAGGAAGATCAGAAGCTCCTTGATTATATTCAGAAACACGGCCATGGGAGATGGCGGACACTTCCCAAAAATGCAG GTCTAAAGAGGTGTGGAAAGAGTTGTCGGCTTCGTTGGACAAACTACTTGAGGCCAGACATCAAGAGGGGGAGATTCTCATTTGAAGAAGAAGAGGCCATCATACAATTACATGGTATTTTGGGTAACAA GTGGTCTGCAATTGCTGCTAGGCTCCCTGGAAGAACCGATAATGAGATCAAGAACTATTGGAACACTCGCATCAGGAAGAAGCTTTTAAGAATGGGAATTGATCCCGTCACTCATGCTCCACGGATGGATCTTCTGGAACTGGCCTCGCTTCTTGGCTCATCCCTCTACAATTCATCATTACAACTTAATGTTCCAGCTGGGTCCCTTGGGATGGGGCCTATGGTGAACGACGATGTTCTGACTCTAGCTACTGCTCTCTTGTCATCACACTGTGAAAACCCAGAACTCCAGCTACAAAATCTTCTAGAAAATCAGCTCAGGAATCCCCAAGTCCAAAACCAGTTCGAGTCCTTCCAAGGGAACAATCTACAGAGCTCAATTCAAGAAGTTCAAGCTTGTCCAACATCCAGCGCTGCAAGCACTCCATTTCTGAATGAAACCCAGCTCATGCAGGCCATTGCGGAGCATCTCTCTCAAAACCCTACCGATTTTGCCTACCAAAATTCCTTGCCAAATCTATGGCAAGTTCATGGTGGGCATCCTATTACAGCTGCCAGTTTCACCAATCCTACACTCAGCTTTGATTCCATCCCCAGCTCCATAACCGGCCACCAGACACTTAAATCCAATGCCGTCAGTAACAACACGCAGAATTTCAGTTTCGATTCTGTTCTATCCACGCCGTCATCCACCTCAACTCCATTGGACTCATCACAGATGACCTATGCCAAGGGGAGCACTGAAGATGAGAGGGACAGCTACTGCAGCAACTTCTTGATGTTTGATATCCCAAGTGACTTGGATGTTAATGCAATTATGTAA
- the LOC104877564 gene encoding uncharacterized protein LOC104877564 — protein sequence MPAITEESSAEEKTLSHSWERSNRLSIMFMQMSIANNIKSTLPERDTAKEFFKTVEECFLFADKSLAGTLMAELTTMKFDGTRGMHEHILEMSNLVAKLKALGMNVDESFLVQFILNSLPL from the coding sequence ATGCCTGCTATTACTGAGGAAAGTAGCGCAGAAGAAAAAACTTTAAGTCATTCTTGGGAAAGATCAAACAGATTGAGCATTATGTTTATGCAAATGAGTATAGCGAACAACATTAAGTCAACACTTCCTGAACGTGACACTGCTAAGGAATTTTTTAAGACTGTGGAAGAATGTTTTTTGTTCGCTGACAAGTCTCTTGCTGGGACATTAATGGCTGAACTCACCACCATGAAGTTTGATGGTACTCGTGGGATGCATGAGCACATCCTTGAGATGTCAAATCTAGTTGCTAAATTGAAGGCTCTTGGGATGAATGTGGATGAGTCTTTTCTTGTTCAATTTATTTTGAACTCCTTGCCTCTTTAG
- the LOC132253446 gene encoding secreted RxLR effector protein 161-like translates to MERIPYASAVGSLMYAQTCTRPDISFVVGMLDRYQSNPGMDHWKAAKKVMRYLRGTKDYILTFKRYDNLEVIGYTDSDFTGCVDSRKSTFGYVYLLAGATISWKRLAIVNTIEKPLRIYCDNSAAIFFSKNDKYSNGAKHMELKYFAVKEEVQKQRVSIEHINTELMVADPLTKGLPPKTFKEHVKRMGLDCNP, encoded by the exons ATGGAAAGAATTCCTTATGCTTCTGCTGTAGGAAGTTTAATGTATGCACAAACTTGCACCAGGCCAGACATCAGTTTTGTAGTTGGTATGTTGGACAGATACCAAAGTAATCCTGGAATGGATCATTGGAAAGCTGCGAAGAAAGTGATGAGGTACTTGAGGGGAACAAAAGATTATATACTTACTTTTAAGAGGTATGATAATTTGGAGGTGATTGGCTACACTGATTCAGACTTTACTGGATGTGTTGATAGTAGAAAATCAACTTTTGGTTATGTATACCTGTTGGCTGGGGCAacaatttcatggaaaa GGCTTGCTATTGTCAACACTATTGAGAAGCCGCTGAGGATTTATTGTGATAATTCTGCAGCTATATTTTTCTCCAAGAACGACAAATACTCTAATGGTGCTAAACACATGGAGTTAAAGTATTTTGCCGTTAAGGAGGAAGTTCAGAAACAACGGGTGTCTATTGAACATATTAATACTGAGCTCATGGTTGCAGATCCACTAACTAAAGGGTTACCACCAAAGACATTTAAAGAACATGTTAAAAGGATGGGTCTTGATTGTAACCCTTGA
- the LOC100258913 gene encoding uncharacterized protein LOC100258913 — MANVIPEKVKKLWDEWNLRGSILFSLFLQILLIFCAPTRKRRGNTFVTLIIWSAYLLADWVAAFAVGLIANSQNDMKNKCEMPVQTEDLLALWAPFLLLHLGGPDAITAFSLEDNELWIRHLFGLLIQLIAVGYVILQALPSELWIPTSLMLLAGIIKYAERTRALYLGCLGNFKASMLPPADAGPNYAQLMEEYTSKKIAHVPADIKIEKEFGGGASADYAVRVERLSDLDVVEGGFKYFNIFKGLIVDLMFTFQERKDSRRYFFARNTEDAFKVLEVELNFMYDALYTKMVVVNGNIGYFLRFVCSTCLVASLERFAAHHKQKNGGHPPNQGKMHPFDVYVTYALLIGAICLDSIAVIKLIFSDWTIVLLRYRRAKEFLLKTRKRLTIYRIGSWSKTFGRRWSNSMSQHSLVRYCLKERFKWIDVTVDWFGLKDILDEIQYKEHIKVPKDLKIFICEALKEKAKKAEDSKTAREICSGRGDWVLSQSACQSLIWSVDGEYDEILLLWHIATDLCFYEMPSSTHTDPEVGHQPSKEGSFDNRREFSKFLSDYMLYLLVMRPTMMSAVAGIGQIRFRDTCEEAKKFFRRKDIISGGKFKESSLLSWFKKFSSERKKELMQEKIWEACAALLLIETVVKPIEVKGDRSKSVLFDACILAKELKKLNERKRWKVMSEVWVELLSYAASHCRANTHAQQFSKGGELVTFVWLLMTQLGLGDQFRVEAGHARAKLLVEK, encoded by the coding sequence ATGGCTAACGTCATTCCTGAAAAGGTCAAGAAATTATGGGATGAATGGAATCTCCGGGGTTCCATTCTTTTCAGTCTTTTCCTCCAGatattgttaattttttgtGCGCCAACGCGAAAGCGGAGAGGAAACACATTTGTGACCCTCATTATCTGGTCAGCCTACTTGCTGGCCGACTGGGTGGCAGCCTTTGCAGTGGGTCTTATTGCCAACAGCCAAAATGACATGAAAAACAAATGTGAGATGCCAGTTCAAACCGAGGACCTTCTGGCTTTGTGGGCTCCTTTTCTACTGCTACACCTTGGTGGCCCTGATGCCATCACTGCTTTCTCCCTCGAAGATAATGAGCTCTGGATCAGGCATTTGTTCGGGCTCCTTATCCAGCTTATTGCCGTTGGTTATGTCATCCTACAGGCTCTCCCAAGTGAGCTCTGGATCCCAACAAGCCTTATGTTATTGGCTGGGATTATCAAATATGCTGAGCGGACTCGTGCTTTGTATTTGGGGTGCTTGGGTAATTTCAAGGCCAGCATGCTTCCACCTGCTGACGCTGGTCCAAACTATGCTCAACTCATGGAGGAATacacctcaaagaagattgccCATGTTCCGGCTGATATTAAGATAGAGAAAGAATTTGGAGGCGGAGCTTCTGCAGATTATGCTGTTCGAGTTGAGCGCCTTTCCGACCTTGATGTGGTGGAAGGTGGGttcaaatatttcaatatttttaagggTCTGATTGTCGACCTCATGTTTACCTTCCAAGAGCGGAAGGATAGTCGAAGGTACTTCTTCGCAAGAAATACAGAAGATGCCTTCAAAGTGTTGGAAGTTGAACTCAATTTCATGTACGATGCCCTCTACACCAAGATGGTTGTGGTGAATGGGAATATCGGCTACTTTCTCCGCTTCGTTTGCTCTACTTGCCTAGTGGCTTCCTTGGAGCGATTTGCAGCTCATCATAAGCAGAAAAATGGTGGGCATCCGCCCAACCAGGGGAAAATGCACCCCTTCGACGTTTATGTTACCTATGCCTTGCTCATTGGTGCCATCTGCCTGGACTCTATAGCTGTCATCAAGCTCATTTTTTCTGACTGGACTATAGTTCTACTCAGATACCGTAGAGCCAAAGAGTTTCTTCTTAAAACACGTAAAAGACTCACCATCTACAGAATAGGCAGCTGGTCCAAAACTTTTGGTAGGAGGTGGTCCAATTCTATGTCACAGCACAGTTTGGTTCGTTACTGCCTGAAGGAGCGGTTCAAATGGATCGACGTAACTGTAGATTGGTTTGGACTTAAGGATATTCTGGATGAGATTCAATACAAAGAACACATAAAGGTTccaaaagatttaaaaatttttatttgcgAGGCGCTGAAGGAAAAGGCCAAGAAAGCAGAGGATTCAAAAACTGCCAGGGAGATATGTTCAGGGCGAGGTGATTGGGTTCTCTCACAGAGCGCTTGTCAGTCCCTGATATGGAGTGTTGATGGTGAATATGATGAGATTCTTTTATTGTGGCATATAGCTACTGATCTCTGCTTTTATGAAATGCCGTCATCAACACATACAGACCCTGAAGTTGGACATCAGCCATCAAAAGAAGGAAGCTTTGATAATAGACGCGAGTTCAGTAAATTCTTGTCAGACTACATGCTATATCTTTTGGTCATGAGGCCTACAATGATGTCTGCAGTGGCAGGTATTGGGCAAATTAGGTTTCGAGACACTTGTGAGGAAGCAAAGAAGTTTTTTCGCAGAAAGGATATCATTTCTGGaggaaaatttaaagaaagctcTTTGTTGTCGTGGTTTAAGAAGTTTTCttctgaaagaaaaaaagaattgatgCAGGAAAAAATATGGGAAGCCTGTGCAGCGCTACTTCTGATAGAAACTGTTGTTAAGCCCATTGAAGTGAAGGGTGATAGAAGCAAATCAGTGTTGTTTGACGCATGTATTCTTGCAAAGGAACTCAAAAAATTGAACGAAAGGAAGAGGTGGAAGGTAATGAGTGAAGTATGGGTGGAATTGTTGTCTTATGCTGCAAGTCATTGCAGAGCAAATACTCATGCCCAGCAGTTCAGCAAAGGTGGAGAACTTGTTACTTTTGTTTGGTTACTAATGACCCAGTTAGGCTTGGGAGATCAGTTCCGGGTAGAGGCTGGCCATGCTAGAGCAAAACTGCTTGTGGAGAAGTAA
- the LOC100258879 gene encoding cytochrome b6-f complex iron-sulfur subunit 1, chloroplastic, producing MAASTLSPATSSQLCSIRNGVLSPSHALLPKLTRTSPFVGKGKGLKIKCQATSIPADRVPDMGKRKLMNLLLLGAISLPSAGMLIPYATFFAPPGTGSAGGGIVAKDALGNDVIADEWLKTHGPGDRTLTQGLKGDPTYLVVENDKTLATYGINAVCTHLGCVVPWNAAENKFICPCHGSQYNNQGRVVRGPAPLSLALAHADIDDGKVLFVPWVETDFRTGEDPWWA from the exons ATGGCTGCCTCCACTCTCTCCCCTGCAACCTCTTCTCAG CTGTGCTCTATCAGGAATGGGGTGTTGTCACCATCCCATGCTCTGCTGCCCAAGCTCACAAGGACGAGTCCATTTGTGGGGAAGGGAAAGGGCTTGAAGATCAAGTGTCAGGCCACCAGCATTCCGGCCGATCGAGTTCCTGACATGGGCAAGAGGAAGCTCATGAACTTGCTTTTGTTGGGTGCTATTTCCCTCCCCTCAGCTGGCATGTTGATTCCTTATGCCACCTTCTTTGCACCTCCTGG AACAGGATCTGCTGGAGGTGGTATTGTGGCCAAGGATGCACTTGGAAATGATGTTATTGCAGATGAATGGCTTAAGACTCATGGCCCTGGTGACAGAACCCTAACACAAGGGTTGAAG GGAGACCCCACCTACCTTGTTGTGGAGAATGACAAAACCCTTGCCACATATGGTATTAATGCAGTCTGCACCCATCTTGGGTGTGTTGTGCCGTGGAATGCAGCTGAGAACAAGTTCATCTGCCCATGCCATGGATCTCAGTACAACAACCAAGGCAGGGTTGTCAGAGGACCTGCTCCTCTG TCGTTGGCGCTGGCACATGCAGATATTGATGATGGGAAGGTATTGTTTGTTCCTTGGGTTGAGACAGATTTCAGAACAGGTGAAGATCCATGGTGGGCCTAA